ACAATTACCCCTTGGAAATTTGCTTCATCAATATTTTTAAGATAGTCTACATGTTTCATTCCGATAATTTGCATATGTGCATGGTGCAAACTCCCACCTGAAAACGGACCATGATTTTTGTATAAAATTACAGATGAAAAGTCTTCGTTTTCCTGTAAATTTAACCAATGTTGAATAGAGAAATGAATTAGTTTTCGCATATGTTCTTCTGTATATGTTGCGATATGGTCTTCGCAATTATCTGTTTCGATTAGCACGGTTTGAAAGGTATCCTTTAATGTAGGGAATTTATTTTTTAACCAAATAATAGAGCCCTCAGTTGCTAAAATATCCGTTAAATTTTCTCTGTCACAAAAAGGACATGTAGTGCTTCTGTTCCGAATACTTTCTGGTTTTTGTTTACCGATATCGTTTAAAAAATATAGTTGTTGTGTATCCATTTGTATATATGCCCCTTTAAAATATATGTAAAAATCCCGCTTAATACATTCGGGAAAAGGAGAAGGAAATCCTTTAAAGGGAATAGGGAAAAATAAAAGACAAGATATCCTCATTGCAATAGGGTACCTTGTCTTTTATTTTTTCTTTAATAGTGTGTATGGATAATATAGAGCATTTTCATCTTGTTTCTTTTTTCTATTTTTTATTGTGTATAAGGCAATTGCTGTACTTGCGATTACAATAATGGCTTTCTTCATATTCATATACCCCTTTTTATTGTTGGTTTAATTCTTGGCTAACTGCTTTTGCATCGATTAAAGCGTGTAAAACCATTTTCACCATGTTCATCATATTCCTTCACTCCTTTTTATAGTTCGTTTAGTTCTTTTACAACTGCTTGTCCGTTCACTAATACCTCAAAGATCGCTTTTACGAGTTCTTTCATCATGATTGTTTCCTCCTTGTTTTTGTCTCTCTTGTTTATATCTTTATTGTATAGGGAGGCATCTTTTCGTACTATCGCTTTCCATTACGTGAACATAACAGTTTTGTAAGATTGGATGTCACTTATTGAAATGTTTAGTCTATCTTCATTATTTTCAGAAAAATGACTATTCAAACATGAAATGGGAAAGTATAATAAAGAAGTAAGTATTAAATTCCGTACGAAAGGGGTGAATGAGATGAA
This Bacillus mycoides DNA region includes the following protein-coding sequences:
- a CDS encoding DUF4931 domain-containing protein; protein product: MDTQQLYFLNDIGKQKPESIRNRSTTCPFCDRENLTDILATEGSIIWLKNKFPTLKDTFQTVLIETDNCEDHIATYTEEHMRKLIHFSIQHWLNLQENEDFSSVILYKNHGPFSGGSLHHAHMQIIGMKHVDYLKNIDEANFQGVIVQKNERIELNISERPIIGFTEFNIIIEDIAFIDEMANYIQQTVRYILTDFHKGCSSYNLFFYHLNGKIICKVVPRFVVSPLYVGYKIPQVSTKLEDVKIQLVQYFTREKDEIIHKKTE